CACCGATGTGGTCTTCGCTGAAGCCAGAATCAGGTCATACAGCTGGTTGACCTTCAGCTCCCGGTAGATCACCAGCGATACGAACAGCGCATAAACCGCCGCAACCACGGCCGCCTCAGTGGGGGTAAAGATGCCGAACTTCAGGCCGAAAACGATGATCAGTGGCAAGCCCAGCGCCCAGCTGCCGTCGACCAGGGTCCCCATGATCTGGGCCAGGCTCTGTTTGGCAGGAGGCGCAATGTTCTCGCTGCGGGAAACAAACCACCAGGCAACTGCGAGCGCGACGCCCAGCATGAGTCCCGGCACGATTCCAGCCAGAAACAGCTTGCTGATCGATACGCCGGACGCGACGCCGAAGACGATGAATCCGATGCTTGGCGGAATCACTGGCGCGATGATCCCGCCCGCAGCGATGAGGCCAGCCGAATGCGCGCGGTTATGCCCGGCCTGAATCATCATCGGTACCAGCAGCGCGGCGAGCGCGGCCGCATCGGCCACCGCCGAGCCTGACAACGACGCCAGCAGGCACGAGGCAATGATTGCCACATAGCCCAGTCCGCCGCGCTTGTGGCCGACTAACGCCATGGCGATATTGACGATGCGTTTGGACAAGCCGCCAGCATTCATGATCTCGCCAGCCAGCATGAAGAACGGCACCGCCATCAACGGGAAGCTGTCCGCGCCGTTGAGCAGGTTCTGCGCGATGATCTGCGCGTCGAACAGGTCCAGATGCAGCATCAATGCGACACTGACCAGCAGCAAAGCGAAGGCAATCGGGATACCCAAGGCCATGGTGCCGATCAGCGAACCTAGGAAAATAGCCAGGGTCATGGGTGAGTACTCTTGGTGGTGGACTGCTGTTTCTGGATAGTGTCGATCTCCTGCGCTGCGTCACTGTCCCTGACCATCACCAACTCGTCATCGCTCAGCTTGCCGCTGACCACCCGATACAACTCGTACATGAGAATTGCGCCGGCGCTGGCACCAAATACCAGGCCTGCGGCGTAGAACAGCGCCATGGACAAGCCTGATGCGGGCGCCACGACCTCCAGGTTGATGACTGCCTGCTGCCAACTGCCGCTGAACACCAGCCAGCAGATGTAAATCATCAAGACGTGCCCTATCACCAGGCAAATGCGCTTGCCGCCAGGGGGCAAGCGCCTGACCAGACTGTCCAGGCCCATGTGCGCCCGCTCCTTCAGCGCGACCAGTGCACCGAGAAAAATCATCCAGACGAAAAACCAGCGAGACAACTCTTCAGAGACACTGATCCCTGAGTTGAACGCATAGCGCAGTACCACGTTGCCGAAGACCAGCACGATCATCGCGACCATGCACAGCACAATCAGCAACTTCAGAAGTTTGAAATACAACCCCACGATTCTTGTCATTGCCTACCTCGAAAATGCCCCGAAACCGAAATGCTTAAAGCGACGCCGCAAAGGCAAAAACAGGTCTGACTCCCGTAGATGCCCTGTGCCTTATGGCTGCGTTAAAACAAAACTGCGGGCGAACGGCGACCGCGCGGAACGGGTGGCGTGGTAGAACGCAGAGGAGAATGGGGAAGATGAACAGCGAGCAAGGTCTGCTGCATGGGAGGGCCTCTATCATTTATTGTTGTTTTCCTGGCGATGACAATCCAGGTGTGGGGTTAAAAATGTACTAACTGGTTAATACGGTCAACATCCAAATAGGGATTTGAGGCCTGGAGCTGATAAAGCGTGCGATTAACGATCACTTTTCAGGTAGATTTGTTTCAACTTGGTGACGCAGTGGTCGGTAAACGTTTCCAGGATGGAGCGTGCGCCAGCAGCTTAGATTAAAGCTTTGCCCTTTGCGGTCGACGACTACCCATTGAAGAATGGTTTTTATAACCTTGCGAAGGAGCAGCGGGATGCGGATGTTCAAGGCTTTGTATGAGTCCATCGAAATGCAATGTTTCGATTCACTCACCAAAAAACTCTCAAGCCTTTTCCTGCTTGTCGTCGTCAGTGGTCTGCTCTACTGGGTAGCCTTGAGCATTCGTGCCGATATCGTTCAACAACTGCACACCTCGCAGCTGGATGCGACCGTGCTGGGCCAGATTGAAGACAGCTTGAGCTCGCTCAGCAACGCGATCCTGTTCAGCACATTGTTCACGCTGTGCATGGTCAGCTTCCTGGTCTGGTATTTCCGCCACCTGATCGTGCGTCCGGTCACGCATATGACCAAGGTCCTTGAAGAAATTGCCAGCGGCAGCGGCGACCTGTCCAAAGATCTGCCGCTGCTGACCCATGACGAAATTCGCGGACTGGCGAGCACCTGTAATCGCTTTCTGGGCAAACAACGGGAAATCATCAGTACCATCCAGGCCCTGACTGTGCAAATTGCCGTCGAGTCGGCTCGTTCCTTGAAGAACATCAGCGATTCCAGCGACAGCGCGACCCATCAGGCACGCTTCGCCAAGGAAGTGATGGACCAAAGCAACATGGCGGTGGGCAATATTCAGGAGGTTTCGCAACAGACTCAAGGGATCTCCAGCACCACGGCACAGAACCTGAGCATGGCCCGCAACTCCTATGCCGAACTGCTGGAAGTCACCGGCAACATCAGTGAGATTTCCAACAACCTCAACGAATTCAGTACCCTCGTTTCTGCATTGAACCAGCGTTCATCGAGCATCAAATCCATCGTTGGCCTGATCCAGAAGATTTCCTCGCAAACCAATCTGTTGGCGCTTAACGCTGCGATTGAAGCCGCACGTGCAGGTGAAAGCGGACGCGGCTTCGCGGTTGTGGCGGATGAAGTGCGTACGCTGGCGCAGAACGTCAGCAAGGCCACTGACGATATCTCGCAGAACATCGACGCCATGCTGCTGGAAGTCGGCTCCACCCATGAGCAAACCGCACACATCAGCCATAGCGCCCGGGAAACCCGCAAGGTCGTCGAGCGCGCCTCTGGTCATTTCGAGACCATGATCGGCGACTTCGAGTCCACCAACGGCAAGCTTGCCGACATCGCCGAACACATTCAGCAGTTCGCCGAGAGCAATACCGGCATCAACGAGCGCGTCACCCGGATCTACGCCGACAGCCAGTCCATTGATCAACGCATGGTGCTTTCAGCCACGGCGACCCGCGACCTGTTAGGCGTCGCCGAACGGGTGCAGACGATGCTCGGCAAATTTGTCCTGGGCCATGGCGCGCTGGATGCGGCGATTACCCGGGCAAGCGAATGCCGCGATACCCTTCAGCTGCGCTTGGCGGTAATGCAACGCGAAGGACTCAATCTGTTCGACCAGAGCTATAAACTGATCCCCAACACGGATCCCAAGCAGTACATGACCAGCTACACCGAACGCTTCGCGCAGGCGTGTCAGGAAGAATGCGACAAGCTGACCAAGGGCACAAAAGGTGGCAAGGTGTCGTTCATCGTCGACAACAAGGGCTATTGCCCGGTCAACAACAGCTGGGTTTCGAAACCGCCAACCGGCGACCGCACTGTCGACCTGCCCGTCTGCCGTAACAAACGGATGTTCAGCGACCCTATCGGCCTGCGTGCAGCGGGGAATGTACAGCGCTTCCTGCTCCAGACTTACCTGCGCGACACAGGGGAAATCATGACCGAGATCGACGTGCCGTTCTTCTTCGACGGCCGCCATTGGGGCAACCTGCGCATGGGCTTTGATGCGGCGGTGTTGCTGGCGGAATAAAAGGCGTAAGACTGGCTTTAGCCGGGAGGGCGAAAGGTCTGACAACGCAACTGCTGCGAATGTATCGGCCTCCTCCCGGCTAAAGCCGGTCCTACGCAGACTGTGTGAAAACGTGACGAGCGAAGGCAAGACAAGGCAAAAACAGGCGGAAAAGCGGAGTCTAGGTGTTCTAAATGAGCATTTTCCGCCTGTTTTTAACGCAGTATTGTGTGCGTAGCGCCGAAGGTCGCCCAGCCTGCAGTAGTTTTCACACAGTCTGTACGGGTTGCGTGAGGATCAACACGGTATTTACACGTGTCACGTTACTGGCCTCAATCGCCGACGTGCGTCACCAAATGGTCATGCATCGCCCGTTCGGCACCGCTGGCATCGCCTTGTTTGATGAACTTGAGAATTTCCTCATGTTCAGCGATGGTCAGTTCGCGAGCCTTGGCCCTCAGCATTTCCTGGCGATAGTCAGCCATCCATTCAAGAATGGCGCGAGAGATTGCCGAATAGATGGGATTGCCTGAAATACGCGCGATTTCACCGTGGAACTCCATGTCGATGGTAATGAAGTCTGGGCTGTCCTGGAATTTGTGCATGTTCGCGACAATGGCTTCCAGACGCGCAATATCCGCTGGCGAGGCTTTCTGGGCGGCAATCTTGACCAGGCCGGTCTCAAAAAATGTCCGGGCCTGACGAAGATGGTCGACATTGGAGGCCGAGCTCGACAATAAATGGCGGGCCGCGAGATCAATCTGGCCGATCATCGAGTGCATGTCGACCTGCCCGACTTTGGCCCGCTCGCCATGCTGGATGGTGATCATGCCCATGCCCGCCAGACGCTGCATGGCTTCGCGAACGACCGGGCGCCCTACCCCGAACGTCTCCATGAGTTCTCGCTCGGCGGGCATTTGATCGCCAGGCTGAAGATTGTCTTCCTCGATCAGGCTAAGCAGCTGCTCAAAGACCACATCGGAGAGCTTCTTGCGTTGGATCAGGCGCTTTTTTATCTCGGGCATTGCGAAAAGTAGCTCCAGGCAAAGGCATTACGGTAGACACGACGGCCACCATTATAAGCCAGCCTTGAGCACAGCATTGCAGTCAATCACCACCCGGCCCCACACAAGCTGACATCGGGCCGAGTGGTGTTGCACCTGACTGACTGGATCAAGCCGCGTCAGCTTTGACCTTGCGCACGGCATCGATTTTCAGCATGCGCGCGATGATAAGGTCCAGTTCTTCCTCATCAAAAATGCTTTTCCAGTCGGGTTTGATGATCTTTTCGCGGCCGTAGTCGATGGCAATCATGCACGCATCGGAAAACGGATTGGTGCTGCGAAATGCGACGGCCAGGGCAATCTGGATATGCCCGTAAAGCATGGCTTTTGCAGCGGCTTCGGGCACGCCGATACGGTTGATGGTTTCATCCAGCGCTTCTTTCATGAAGGTGCCGACCATACAGGCGACGGTCTCCACCAGAGTGGGTTCGAGATACGCCAGTTGTTTTACCGTCACCCAATGCACGACACCGACCGGCCCGTACATGACAGCGATGATATTGGCCAATTCCGAACGCTGTTTATCATTGCCGCTCTCGAATGCCGCGCAAACATCCTGCACAGCGGCATTGCCGCCGAAGGCATCGGCATGTTCTTCCTTGGTGGTGCGCTCCAGAAATACCGAAGGATGGCAGGGATGCGCTACGGCTTGGTGGATGTTTTCCCGTTGGGCCAACAAGCCTGCATAAGAAGCAGCTGGATCAAGGGTCAGCAAAATTGCACCGCTTTTCATCTGCGGCACGATTTGCGCGGAGACTGCCTCAAGGGCTATATCCGGAACGGCAAGGATCACCACGTCGGCTTGCGGCACCACTTCATTGGTGGCGGAAAGTTCGCGTCCTGCCGCCACGATTTGTTCTTGCGCTCGGGGAGAATTCTCGCAGTAAGTCACGCTGTAATGACTGGTCTGCAGATTGGCGGAAATACGCATGCCCATCTTGCCGCCAGCGCCAACAATGGCGATTTTTTTGAGTTCGTATGTCATGGGGTCACTCCTCACTCTGTTTTGTATT
This genomic window from Pseudomonas sp. G.S.17 contains:
- a CDS encoding TRAP transporter small permease; translation: MTRIVGLYFKLLKLLIVLCMVAMIVLVFGNVVLRYAFNSGISVSEELSRWFFVWMIFLGALVALKERAHMGLDSLVRRLPPGGKRICLVIGHVLMIYICWLVFSGSWQQAVINLEVVAPASGLSMALFYAAGLVFGASAGAILMYELYRVVSGKLSDDELVMVRDSDAAQEIDTIQKQQSTTKSTHP
- the nanR gene encoding transcriptional regulator NanR, with amino-acid sequence MPEIKKRLIQRKKLSDVVFEQLLSLIEEDNLQPGDQMPAERELMETFGVGRPVVREAMQRLAGMGMITIQHGERAKVGQVDMHSMIGQIDLAARHLLSSSASNVDHLRQARTFFETGLVKIAAQKASPADIARLEAIVANMHKFQDSPDFITIDMEFHGEIARISGNPIYSAISRAILEWMADYRQEMLRAKARELTIAEHEEILKFIKQGDASGAERAMHDHLVTHVGD
- a CDS encoding phosphogluconate dehydrogenase C-terminal domain-containing protein codes for the protein MTYELKKIAIVGAGGKMGMRISANLQTSHYSVTYCENSPRAQEQIVAAGRELSATNEVVPQADVVILAVPDIALEAVSAQIVPQMKSGAILLTLDPAASYAGLLAQRENIHQAVAHPCHPSVFLERTTKEEHADAFGGNAAVQDVCAAFESGNDKQRSELANIIAVMYGPVGVVHWVTVKQLAYLEPTLVETVACMVGTFMKEALDETINRIGVPEAAAKAMLYGHIQIALAVAFRSTNPFSDACMIAIDYGREKIIKPDWKSIFDEEELDLIIARMLKIDAVRKVKADAA
- a CDS encoding methyl-accepting chemotaxis protein encodes the protein MRMFKALYESIEMQCFDSLTKKLSSLFLLVVVSGLLYWVALSIRADIVQQLHTSQLDATVLGQIEDSLSSLSNAILFSTLFTLCMVSFLVWYFRHLIVRPVTHMTKVLEEIASGSGDLSKDLPLLTHDEIRGLASTCNRFLGKQREIISTIQALTVQIAVESARSLKNISDSSDSATHQARFAKEVMDQSNMAVGNIQEVSQQTQGISSTTAQNLSMARNSYAELLEVTGNISEISNNLNEFSTLVSALNQRSSSIKSIVGLIQKISSQTNLLALNAAIEAARAGESGRGFAVVADEVRTLAQNVSKATDDISQNIDAMLLEVGSTHEQTAHISHSARETRKVVERASGHFETMIGDFESTNGKLADIAEHIQQFAESNTGINERVTRIYADSQSIDQRMVLSATATRDLLGVAERVQTMLGKFVLGHGALDAAITRASECRDTLQLRLAVMQREGLNLFDQSYKLIPNTDPKQYMTSYTERFAQACQEECDKLTKGTKGGKVSFIVDNKGYCPVNNSWVSKPPTGDRTVDLPVCRNKRMFSDPIGLRAAGNVQRFLLQTYLRDTGEIMTEIDVPFFFDGRHWGNLRMGFDAAVLLAE
- a CDS encoding TRAP transporter large permease subunit, whose translation is MTLAIFLGSLIGTMALGIPIAFALLLVSVALMLHLDLFDAQIIAQNLLNGADSFPLMAVPFFMLAGEIMNAGGLSKRIVNIAMALVGHKRGGLGYVAIIASCLLASLSGSAVADAAALAALLVPMMIQAGHNRAHSAGLIAAGGIIAPVIPPSIGFIVFGVASGVSISKLFLAGIVPGLMLGVALAVAWWFVSRSENIAPPAKQSLAQIMGTLVDGSWALGLPLIIVFGLKFGIFTPTEAAVVAAVYALFVSLVIYRELKVNQLYDLILASAKTTSVVMFLVAAAMVSSWLVTIAELPQQLAGLLAPFMDNPTMLLMVIMLLVILVGTAMDMTPTILLLTPVLMPAVVMAGIDPVYFGVIFLINCAIGLITPPVGTVLNVVCGVSKIRMDEIIRGVWPFMLAQFVVLFLLVLFPSLVLVPLKFFTG